One Saccharomyces eubayanus strain FM1318 chromosome VIII, whole genome shotgun sequence genomic window carries:
- the LAS17 gene encoding actin-binding protein LAS17: MGLLNSADKEIIKRALPKASNKIIDVAVARLYIAYPNKDEWQYTGLSGAIALVDDLVGSTFFLKLVDISGHRGVIWDQELYVNFEYYQDRTFFHTFEMEECFAGLLFVDINEASHFLKRVQKRERYGNRKTLLNKNAIALSKKVRQEEKSQVVHGPRGEPLLDNQRKRYNYENADTIPTTKHKAPPPPPPTTDTFDSDQESSFSDIKSITPSAPTTPAPTLPPTSPEVRKEEAHPKHTLPPLPAQMAPLPDPPQHSVPVQHNAPAQAQNNPFPFPVPENSPAQSQTNPFPFPVPQQQFNQPPXMGMPQQNRPLPQLPNRNSRPVPPPPPMRANNGGVNAYSSGPTPAPPPRRGPAPPPPPPHRLATANTFNAISTAGNSVPPQATGRRGPAPPPPPRASRSMPSAPMQPNLQQYSNPNQPFGYQPSTNMPPAPPPPMTTFNNLTPQMTAASEQTHMNAAATPAFFPQSNMSQIPTQTKNPQVAPPPPPAFPGQSQTPQPAAPAAPAAPAFLGQSQTYQPPPPPPAPPAQQSMTNAAPPPPPPAFLAQQPQSGGAPPPPPAFLTQQPQSGGAPPPPAPPPMPAAGTSGGGSFTETTGDTGRDALLASIRGAGGIGALKKVDKTQLDKPSVLLQEVRGEPATQPPVAAGNGGSSGGPQASLADALAAALNKRKNKVGATDDMDNGDDW; encoded by the coding sequence ATGGGGCTTCTAAATTCTGCGGATAAAGAAATCATTAAGAGAGCTCTACCAAAAGCTTCGAATAAGATTATTGATGTCGCGGTAGCCAGACTATACATTGCATACCCCAACAAGGATGAATGGCAGTACACCGGACTATCAGGAGCTATTGCTTTAGTGGATGATCTGGTGGGAAGTACATTTTTCCTGAAATTGGTCGATATCAGCGGCCATAGAGGGGTTATCTGGGATCAAGAGCTATATGTAAATTTTGAATACTACCAAGACCGGACTTTCTTCCACACATTTGAAATGGAAGAGTGCTTTGCAGGTTTACTATTCGTTGATATTAACGAGGCATCgcatttcttgaaaagagtCCAGAAACGTGAAAGGTATGGTAACAGGAAAACTTTgttgaataaaaatgcCATTGCGTTGTCCAAGAAAGTAAGACAGGAAGAGAAATCTCAGGTTGTACATGGTCCAAGAGGGGAGCCCTTACTTGacaaccaaagaaaaaggtatAACTATGAAAACGCGGATACGATTCCAACCACAAAGCATAAAGCccctcctcctcctcctccaACAACTGATACTTTCGATTCTGATCAAGAAAGTTCATTTTCCGATATCAAATCAATAACACCATCTGCACCCACTACCCCAGCACCAACACTTCCTCCTACATCTCCTGAAgtgagaaaagaagaagcacaCCCCAAACATACTTTACCACCTTTACCGGCCCAGATGGCACCTTTACCAGATCCTCCACAACATAGCGTTCCTGTACAACACAATGCTCCTGCACAGGCTCAAAACAATCCATTTCCGTTTCCCGTCCCAGAAAATTCGCCAGCACAATCCCAAACAAACCCATTTCCATTTCCGGTACCTCAACAACAATTCAATCAACCACCCYCAATGGGAATGCCACAACAGAATAGACCTCTTCCACAGCTGCCTAATAGGAACAGTCGTCCCGTACCACCGCCACCGCCAATGCGTGCTAATAACGGAGGCGTAAATGCTTACTCGTCGGGACCTACACCTGCACCTCCACCAAGGCGTGGGCCTGCTCCACCACCTCCTCCACCACATAGACTGGCAACTGCTAACACATTTAACGCAATTTCTACTGCAGGAAACAGCGTCCCTCCGCAGGCTACTGGAAGAAGAGGTCCtgcaccaccaccacctcCAAGAGCTTCTCGGTCTATGCCAAGCGCACCCATGCAACCTAATCTACAACAATACAGTAATCCCAACCAACCCTTTGGATATCAACCAAGCACCAATATGCCTCCCGCACCTCCTCCTCCAATGACGACTTTTAACAATCTAACACCGCAAATGACTGCTGCGAGCGAACAAACTCATATGAATGCAGCAGCAACACCAGCATTCTTCCCACAATCCAACATGTCTCAGATACCTACGCAAACTAAAAATCCACAAGTGGCACCTCCGCCACCTCCAGCGTTCCCTGGACAGTCGCAGACGCCTCAACCAGCAGCGCCAGCAGCGCCAGCAGCACCAGCATTCCTCGGACAATCACAGACATATCAACCACCACCCCCACCACCGGCTCCACCAGCACAACAATCGATGACGAATGCCGCACCACCTCCACCTCCGCCAGCATTCCTAGCACAGCAACCTCAATCCGGAGGTGCTCCTCCACCTCCGCCAGCATTCCTAACACAGCAACCTCAGTCTGGAGGCGCTCCTCCACCCCCAGCACCACCCCCAATGCCAGCAGCAGGAACGTCCGGAGGCGGATCATTCACTGAAACTACCGGCGATACAGGACGCGATGCTTTATTGGCTTCAATCAGAGGCGCAGGTGGCATAGGCGCCTTAAAGAAAGTAGACAAAACGCAACTAGATAAACCTTCGGTCTTACTTCAAGAAGTACGCGGAGAACCTGCCACACAGCCACCTGTAGCTGCAGGTAATGGCGGCTCGTCCGGGGGACCACAGGCATCTTTAGCCGATGCATTGGCAGCAGCTctaaataaaagaaaaaataaagtgGGAGCTACCGACGACATGGACAATGGTGATGATTGGTAa
- the DCI1 gene encoding putative dodecenoyl-CoA isomerase DCI1 yields MSERVSHHIHGKFFIIKLNDPKHLNSLTFADFVSIALLLNKANNIDSVLFTVLQSSGKYFSSGGKFTAVNELHVEENASEVDKVSKLVSAICSPNIFVANAFETHKKVLICCLNGPAVGLSASLVALCDIVYSKNDSVFLLFPFSNLGFVAEVGTSVTLTQKLGVNSANEHLIFSSPILFKELLGTMITKNYQLTDTDAFNKKVLEDLKQNVKGLYPKSIIGMKYLLHSQMREKLIKSQAMEANGTLPFWASGEPFKRFKQLQKGNRRHKL; encoded by the coding sequence ATGAGTGAACGTGTAAGTCACCATATACATGGGAAGTTTTTCATAATTAAACTGAATGATCCAAAACACCTAAACTCTTTGACCTTTGCGGATTTTGTATCCATCGCATTACTACTAAATAAGGCAAACAATATTGACTCTGTTTTATTTACGGTCTTGCAAAGCTCAGGTAAGTACTTTTCCTCAGGAGGTAAATTCACAGCGGTAAATGAATTACATGTCGAAGAAAATGCCAGTGAAGTAGATAAAGTTTCTAAGCTGGTGTCTGCCATTTGTTCCCCTAATATATTTGTTGCGAATGCGTTTGAAACGCATAAGAAGGTTTTGATATGCTGCTTAAACGGACCTGCCGTTGGCCTTAGTGCTTCTCTGGTGGCCCTTTGTGATATTGTATATTCTAAAAACGATTCTGtattccttcttttcccATTCAGTAATCTCGGCTTTGTTGCAGAAGTAGGAACTTCAGTTACGTTGACTCAGAAGCTAGGGGTTAATTCTGCTAATGAGCATCTGATTTTCAGCTCACCGATTCTATTCAAGGAGTTACTAGGAACAATGATCACAAAGAATTACCAATTGACCGACACTGATGCCTTCAACAAGAAAGTTCTTGAGGATCTAAAACAAAATGTAAAGGGGCTTTACCCAAAGAGCATAATAGGTATGAAATATTTGCTACATAGTCAAATGAGAGAAAAGCTTATCAAATCCCAAGCAATGGAGGCTAACGGTACCTTGCCTTTTTGGGCTAGTGGCGAGCcattcaaaagatttaaaCAGCTTCAAAAGGGAAACAGACGCCACAAGCTATAA